Proteins encoded in a region of the Massilia sp. UMI-21 genome:
- the pncB gene encoding nicotinate phosphoribosyltransferase: MKPVVRSLLETDLYKFTMWQALLHSHPGAIGEYEFLCRNTPAYPLAELKVEVECELDHLCSLMFLDHEIAYLRGLRFIKSDFADLLTLFRFQRKFIQVETDGPHLRIRATGPLVHVMGFEIFVLYIVNELYFRRFDQQAAIAEARVRLQQKIDELRAFEREPKLATSFEFFDFGVRRRFSGEWHDEVVATLARELPQFFKGTSNVYLAHKYGLVPIGTMAHEYLQAYQAFGVRLRDFQKAALEDWVQEYRGDLGTALTDVVGMDAFLRDFDLYFAKLFDGLRHDSGDPVEWGEKALAHYARLRIDARTKRLVFSDALTVPKALALYRHFADRTTLGFGIGTKLTNDTPYQALNIVMKLTHCNGQPVAKLSDTPGKSMCTDQTFLAYLRQVFQHPGEG, translated from the coding sequence ATGAAGCCCGTTGTCCGCAGCCTGCTGGAAACCGACCTGTACAAGTTCACGATGTGGCAGGCGCTGCTGCACAGCCACCCGGGGGCGATCGGCGAATACGAATTCCTGTGCCGGAACACGCCGGCCTACCCGCTCGCCGAGCTGAAGGTCGAGGTCGAGTGCGAACTCGACCACCTGTGTTCGCTGATGTTCCTCGATCACGAGATCGCCTATCTACGCGGTCTGCGTTTCATCAAGAGCGACTTCGCCGACCTGCTCACGCTGTTTCGCTTCCAGCGCAAGTTCATCCAGGTCGAGACCGACGGCCCCCACCTGCGCATCCGCGCCACCGGGCCGCTGGTGCACGTGATGGGCTTCGAGATCTTCGTGCTCTATATCGTCAACGAGCTGTATTTCCGCCGCTTCGACCAGCAGGCGGCGATTGCCGAAGCGCGCGTACGCCTGCAGCAGAAGATCGACGAGCTGCGCGCCTTCGAACGCGAGCCGAAGCTGGCCACGTCGTTCGAATTCTTCGACTTCGGCGTGCGCCGGCGCTTCTCGGGCGAGTGGCATGACGAAGTGGTGGCGACCTTGGCGCGCGAGCTGCCGCAGTTCTTCAAGGGCACCTCGAACGTCTACCTGGCGCACAAGTACGGGCTGGTGCCGATCGGGACCATGGCGCACGAATACCTGCAGGCCTACCAGGCCTTCGGCGTGCGCCTGCGCGACTTCCAGAAGGCGGCGCTGGAAGACTGGGTGCAGGAGTACCGGGGCGACCTCGGCACCGCGCTCACCGACGTGGTGGGCATGGATGCTTTCCTGCGCGACTTCGACCTGTATTTCGCCAAGCTGTTCGATGGCTTGCGCCACGACTCGGGCGATCCGGTGGAATGGGGCGAAAAGGCGCTGGCGCACTACGCCCGGCTGCGCATCGACGCGCGCACCAAGCGCCTGGTGTTCTCCGACGCGCTGACGGTGCCGAAGGCGCTCGCCCTGTACCGGCACTTCGCCGACCGCACCACGCTGGGTTTCGGCATCGGCACCAAGCTGACCAACGACACGCCCTACCAGGCGCTGAACATCGTCATGAAGCTCACCCACTGCAACGGGCAGCCGGTGGCCAAGCTGTCGGATACGCCGGGCAAGTCGATGTGTACCGACCAGACCTTCCTGGCGTATCTGCGGCAGGTGTTCCAGCACCCCGGGGAGGGGTAG